In Citrus sinensis cultivar Valencia sweet orange chromosome 3, DVS_A1.0, whole genome shotgun sequence, the sequence GAACTAGGATCTTAGGTTCTAACTATCTGTAGAAATTTTGTCAACACACGTCTGTTCTTGATCATGTAGAGAAGATTTTTGCTGCATTAACTTTCCTTAACGCAATACATTCCTTGCCTAGTTGAGAATATGTTCTTGATTGAAGtgtttttgttcattttatgCTTCATTGTGATGCAGTAAGTTTCTTGTCATAAAGAATATGGTACGCTGAGATGTTTTATATATTGGTTGGGCAGTTTTGTTGATAACTCAGGACAATGGGGCCGTGGAGGGATGTTTGATGCAATAGCAAAActttcttctagtattcctgatgCCTATCAACGCGCTTCTGAATTTGAGGACCTTCATCTTGGTGATCTTCATCTTATAAGGATCAATGGTctgctttcattttctttttccatgtaaattagattgtttaatATCCTAACCACTTCCTGATAGACAGAAACACACTTTAGTATGATGTCTTTCtataaattgttaaaaatcCAGCTGGTTCCCGATGCCTGTGAACCAACATATGAATTTCATATACAGAGTAACACAGATTTCCTGGCATTTTTGGGGCACTTTATGTTTTATATCTTATACACAATACCACTTCCCTCAAATGCTTTTCATCTTTAAACATCAACTCCTTTTCTGCCGTGCAGAGGATTGTGATGATGAGAATATGGATAATACTACCACTCTGTGGGTGGCTTTGGCTGTGGTACAGTCGTATAATCCTAGGCGGAAAGTCCCTCGCAGTGATATCTCTATTCCTGACCTGGAATGTTGTTTGTCAAAGGCATCATTTTCAGCAGCTCAAAATTCTGGTAAGTTTCTGCACACCTTAGCGTATTCAGATATTAAGAATTGGACGGTCTGATTTCTTCATATTTAGATACCCACTTTTTAGTGTGTTGTCCGATTATTTAATGTTGAATAATCAGACAGTCCATTATGTAAAGCAAGTGAAAAAAAACTGCCCTAGATTTTTCCTTTCTGTATTTTGTCTCAATGTTGAATCATCAGAGCTATTGCATATTGCTACTGTATGAATTCAAGGTAGTCTCTTCTGGTCAATTTGGGTAGTCATTTGACTGCTTGTTAGAAGCACAAAACTCATAATCGAACTGTTTTTGACTGCTTTGattgaaaaacttttttttatcttttttctgtGATACATCTAAAGCTATTTTATTTACTGCCCATTGTCCAAAAGCTTCAATCCACATGCCAAGAATTGGTTATCTAGATGGATCAGGTCGTTCACAGTGGTATACCGTGGAACGTCTCCTACGAAAATATGCTTCCATTTATGGCATAAAGATTTTCGTGTAtgcctctctctctttttcacCCACTCCTACAACCTTGTGCGGACCTACATGTGTTTAACATGTTAACTCctcttttatttctcatatTCACAGGTATTATTACCGACGGTCATCCTGATGCTCAAGACATGACGGTGTATACATGTACAGATGTATTGGTTATTTATAGAGTGAAATATGTTGTATTCCTACCTCTGAATACATGAGAGAACTAAAACTTAATGTGTAGGAAACCTTTTCTTATACATcctaatttttaatgtttgtaaCCCACTTTGTGGTATGGATCTATGAATCTACCTGCTTGATAGTACTAACGGTAAAACTTTCTGAAGGATTTTAGTTGTACTGTACTACTACGGATTGTTGGTGAGATGGGTCCATCAAAAGTAACCCTTCCCAGAAGTTTTGAAGTAAGCCTAGGAAGCTGAGTTTGCATGGATGATCTAATGGGATTTCAGTAAGGAAGACGGAAGAAGCTTTGAGGATGCTATTTTACCCGGCATTTTAAGTTTCAGACTTAGTTTCCTTAATCATAATTGTGTGATTTATCTTACAGGTAAGAAGCATCGAGGTCAAGACGGAGTTGAGATCCACGGATGCAATGTCCCGACTTTTACTGAGAATTTAAGTGAATGGAAAGATAATTTATTCTAGTGAACACAATTAGCTCCGTTAATTCCACAAGGAAATTACTTGAATCTACCACCAGAGGTTAATCTCTTATCTTGCTTGAACCGTTTTACAAAGAGGGGAATCTCAAAACAGTGATTGGGGTTTAGGGACGAATGATGTGACTGGGGAAGTAATCATAACGAGGAAAGGTTAGCGTGCATACATTTCGCAGACACGACCTTTCTCGACATTTTTGTCTTGCTCATATACTCATTGGAAAGtaactttgaaattgagtGGTTTTACgcaagaagaaacaaaaagattatttattcCCAGACCCTTCGCACAAACAACCCATAAACCACCAACTTCGATAAAAATAAGTGTTTGTATAATTTTCATGCTAGACTTCCTTGACACCAACCTCTCTCCAGTACTAAACTGATCTCCCATTTATATCCGCCTGCCATGCGAAAACATGTACATTTAACATTTCCATCATAACTGAACATTCTTGTCTTCCGGCCCCGACTTCAAGATGTCACAAATTAACGGCAGTGGCAGCGACGGGCACCATTCTGCTTCAGCTAGGCGGACTCCCACTCCCGGAAAGGCAACTGTTCTTGCTATTGGCAAGGCCTTCCCTAGTCAGCTCATTCCTCAGGAATGCTTGGTTGAGGGCTACCTTCGGGACACTAAATGTGAAGATGAGTCCATCAAGGAGAAACTTGAACGCCTGTGTAAGTGAAAATTATTACTTCTAGCAGTGATATAGATATATTTTggtatattattctttttttaaaaagtcatGGCTACGTTGGAGTTGTTTTGgtataaatagtaaaaaatacGTTATAACTTTAATcgtgttttttaaataaaaaaaaaaagactgaAATAATAATGCCTTTCATTTCAATTTGTGTTCACTTTTGCTAGGTAAAACCACTACTGTGAAGACAAGATACACCGTCATGTCCAAGGCGATCCTGGACAAATATCCTGAACTGACAACCGAGGGCTCAGCAACCATCAAACAAAGACTTGAAATAGCAAACCCAGCAGTGGTAGAGATGGCCTTGGAAGCAAGCCTTGCTTGCATTAAGGAATGGGGGAGGCCTGCGGAAGACATCACTCACATTGTCTATGTTTCATCCAGTGAGATTCGTCTACCCGGTGGCGATCTCTACCTCTCCAGCAAGCTTGGCCTTAGGAGTGATGTTGGCCGAGTAATGCTTTACTTTCTGGGCTGTTATGGCGGTGTCACTGGCCTCCGTGTTGCTAAAGACATAGCTGAAAACAACCCTGGAAGCCGCGTTTTGCTTACCACTTCTGAAACTACCATACTTGGGTTTCGCCCACCAAACAAGTCCCGCCCTTATGACCTTGTTGGGGCAGCTCTCTTTGGTGATGGAGCTGCTGCTGTGATCGTTGGAGCTGACCCATTCCTCGATAAAGAGTCTTCTCCTTTCATGGAACTTAACTATGCAGTCCAACAATTCTTACCAGGGACACAGAATGTCATCGATGGGCGTCTTTCTGAAGAGGGTATAAACTTCAAGCTTGGCAGGGACCTTCCTCAGAagattgaagaaaatattgagGAGTTTTGCAAGAAGCTCATGGCCAAAGCTGGTTTACAAGATTTCAATGATTTGTTCTGGGCAGTTCATCCTGGAGGACCGGCAATTCTGAACCGACTGGAAAGCAATCTCAAGTTGAATAATCAGAAGCTTGAATGCAGCAGGAGGGCATTGATGGATTATGGGAATGTGAGCAGCAACACTATCTTTTATGTTATGGATTATATGAGGGAGGAGTTGAAGAGGAAAGGAGATGAGGAATGGGGACTTGCTTTAGCTTTTGGACCTGGCATTACATTTGAAGGCATCCTTCTCCGTGGCCTGTGATTGCTTTTCttgcatttaattttcaattttacagCTTTTCGAGTTTCCACTTAATTTCAACTGCTTGTGCTAAATAATGTGGAAATCGAAAGATATTAGCATACTCGACTTACTGCACCAGATATCTAAAagagttttattgtttttcgTTAAAGTTAATGAGAAAACTCCGTGAGTACCGCATAATACAAATGTTAAAACCTCGAGTGTAAACAAGGCATTGGGTTCGATCCAACTCATATACTTGAAGAGAGAAATATGCTGTCATTGGATTATagctgaaaataattaataaaataaaaattaataaacttaattttgattttatttatgcCTAATATCTAacctaaaaaatttcaaaaataaagaatgttaaagttaattattgttataagAGATAGTTTCGTAAtgatataacttaaaattaattattgttatacGGCTAATTTGGTAATATTGtaccttttaaaataattattgttaattgtgccgtaaaaatatttagttatGAATAGAACcagttaaatatttagtaaattttatttttaaatttgttgtgAGTCTTAAAAGTATTTgtatgtgtttggtaaatcttatttttaagcttttgCAAGGGTCAGTTTGGCAATAATGtaacttttgaaataattgttattagttATATTGTATACACAATTAGctgtaaataaaatcaattaaacgtttagtaaaatttatttttaaaaatattatgagttttaaaatcaaatgtaTATATTTGGTAAACTGTTAATCTACGGTAAGATTATAAATGATTGAATTAgacataatattgaataaaatttatttagataattacaaacatgtatataaaatattttttattgtgtgtagataataattaataactaaaataaatattttatactattaattttatttttttatttttttatctcaatataattggtattaataataatctccttaaagttaatgattttattttctaattaataaggatagttttatatttttataatatattagtataagtggattttcaaaatctgttGTAGGATGAGATAATTTTGTTGAAAGTGATTTGTAAAAAACTACAtcaaacaccaaaattaatttgtagcaGCTCACGATCACTTTTAAACATCCCAAAAGTAATCTCAGAGGGCcctatataattaaattgagcataatattgaaaaaaatatatttacccatttataaacatgtacataaattttttcattgtacatatataataattaataactaaaatagacattttatatttatatttttatttttatctcaatataattggtaataatgataatgtctttgaagttaatgattttatctcctaattaataagaaaagttTTAGTTTTATGATATATATGAGGATacatatgaaattatattaatatgaaacTGAccctcaaaatcaaaatttaaaaaattattccttccatatttttcaaaatccaCTATAGGATAAAGTGagtttactaaaaataaatttaaaaaaaatttactaaacaccaaaattatcttttaacttttcaaaattattttttaactttaaaaaatcaaatcccaAATGAACCTAACTCATTCTTATAGTTCTCATGTTATGTTTCAATTAGCCATTGCATTCATTTTTTCCgataataactaataaaagtAGGTAAATAATCATCTATGATTTGTATGTACACATTTGTGTGCGCACACACGTATGTGtgtgtaattaataaaaaataaattaaaagataaaaacacGTACAATctattaataagaaattgacATGCATCCTATTACGTGTATCCGATCAATATACAATCTATGAGTTCGTACAGAGCGAAACTCTTATTATTAGAGTGAGACTATTGACACCCCTCCAAATATCTATTAAGAcgattttaataattttacaattttaaccttTGTTAAAGTTACATAATATGACAATTTCTAAGTAAAACCCtactcaaaattcaaataatttttttccttaaaaaatctaatattttagaaattaaaattttattttttcttttaatttttaggtgAGGAATTTACCACAgttaaatgcaataaaaagaagagaactcgttgttttttttttttttgaatgaaaagTCCTATTGTTGAAATaggtttaataataaaaataaacaaaaagtacAGAATGGGGTTTACTCTAATAAGTTTTAAgtaagaatatttttatcattaacagaggtattaaaagaattttataattttttaaaatattttaatgatgttAATAAAGAATATGGGTGCTGAGAGTTATTTGGAGCCACTCttagtattattatattcactttaaattttatgtcatCTTTGACCTCGCCCGCCGTTACGCGTTCGGCGAGGAAAAAGAAGTATAGTTGGAACTCGGAACCGAGgagtattataaatttaaactgTAACGAAGTAATTATACAGAAACGACATCGTACCTTTGTTATTTCCGTTTGGTTCCCCTCTTTTTAACGCAAGTACTTATTCAGAAATTTTCATCGACTCTTCCCGTAAAATAAcgaatttcaaataaacgctAGAGCACTGCTTACATCGAATTGCGGATACTATTCGAGAAATTTTCAGGTAAATAGTTCGAGCCAAGTTTCCTTTCTTGTTCAAAAGTTTTGAATTTAGGGTTTCTGTTGCGGATTATTTCTTTAGTTTGTACAAATTTCACTTAATCTATCAAATTATTCACTGCAAATTATTCCGCAAATATTTTGATCATTAAATGCTATTGCAGGCAcatccaaaatttaaattggttGAGAATTAGCTGAATAAATTATGGAGCTAGTAGAATTTTAACAGCTTTatttcatgtttctttttgcTTACAAGATTCCTTTTGTTTGTCAGAAAACTGACTTCAATTATGGAAGCTACAAGTGCTATGAGTAGAGAATCTAGCACGCCATTagtggtaaatttattttacattttttatcttattctGATGAAACAGTCAAGACTTTTTGCAACATTTCTTTCGTTTTGTTAAGGACAGAATGATGGTGTCAGAAATGATGGATTCATTCCTCAACTATTGACTTCGTTGCCAGTTCTCGATGGTGCTGCTTCTTATCTCGCTCAAACAACATCTTTAATAACTGGTTGTTTCTCTGATTATTCTGGTAAGCTCTAGCTTTGGTTTTCGAGTTTATATGATTAGGCAGGCTTGGTTTTGATGGcacttaaatttataatattgaaaagatttatcattttcataaattgttaaatgactttttcttttgcttgtaTGCTAATGTCCTATAAGGCTTTGCATATGGAATTCAAACAGTTGAAGGAAATTCTTTCCTAAGAGAGGTTTTGCTAAATAACTTTACCAACCTATAATAATCAATGTGATTTTGTTCTACATTTACTCTTATTTCGCCTAGTGATTTCCTTGTTCTTCATCCTTAAATGAGAGGACTCTAAATTTCATGTTcgcaattatatttatatatggcCATGTAATTTTCTGTGGATTAAGCAGTTCCAGCTTTCTTTTTAACTGGTCAAAAGGGGCTATTGTTCCCTAAAGTTacaaatgaatgaaaatgtCAGCGTTGAGATCAGAGAAGATTTACTGCTGTTATTCTTGTCCCCAGGGCCATATTGATATTGTGGTTAatgaattattgttattatttttcaaaaattttgcagTGGAATCCCCTTCTAGAGATTCTGGGGGCTCAGTTGTGCATGCCCAGGAAATGGCGACATTTTCTTCTGCACAAACTGAAGAACATCTGGAGTTGTCCTGTAATAGCCACAATTCTTTATCAGAATCATCTACCCCTGCAACTTCCTCGCCACCTATTCATGATGGAGAAACAAGGGGTTCTTCTGAAGATCCATCTCAAAGAACTCATGCACTAATAGAATCAAGTCAAGCTAGTCCAAATGGAATTTCCCTTTTCAAAGGGtatggatttttttatatggtGTTTATAAACATCTTTCATCATAAGCTGCAAACATGTATGAGATATTGTATATTAAGCTAATTTAAAAGCATATCATGAGCTGCTTAGTAAGGATCCCTGAACTTAGGTTAAGAACTTGTGCATTTGTTCTGGGACTAAAAATCATGTGATGGATACTTTCAGGCTCATAGATCGAGCTCGGAGAACCGTTCGCGGGTCTGCAGATGATATAGGATGGCTACAACGTGATCCAAGTATGCCTCCAGTTGAAGATGGAACTGAAAGATTTTTGGAAATTCTTGACAATATTAGGTACATGCAGcttctttgtgttttttataTGCCTATATCTATAGATTTGCAATAGTGATTCCATTGTTTATCCTCTGATAGGCATGGTCTGCACAAATTGCCAAACTCAATGGTGTACTTGTTGATTCCAGGTAGCAATTGCAATTCATGCTCTGGTTTTAGTTTTGctatttttaacagaaataCGAGAATTTGTGCTACTTTTGGTAGCCAAGTGCATTGGTTTTCACTATTTTCTATATTTGGCAGGTCTTTTTAGCAACCATGGTCCACTCTATTTTGTTAATACAAAAATGAGTTTCTCAAAGCAGGGTTTGGCCTGTCACATTGCCAAGATTCACAGTGAGGTATTTTTGGTTTGTACTGGAGtgtattttctttgtcttCATTCTCTAAAATGAACATTTGATAATCAGGCTTCAGTTGAGAAAAATGCTAAAGAGATAAAAGAGTACATTGAGGAAATCTATTGGGGCTCCAAAAAGCGTGTTTTGCTCCTTGGACATAGCAAAGGGGGTGTAGATGCAGCTGCTGCTCTATCACTGTATTGGCCTGACCTGAAAGATAAGGTTGCTGGTTTGGCATTGGCGCAAAGTCCATATGGTGGGAGCCCCATAGCTACGGACATTTTGCGAGAAGGACAACTCGGTGATTATGTTAATTTGCGGAAACTTATGGAGATTCTGATTTGTAAAGTGATAAAGGTACCTAAGATATTCTGCcgtttattttcaatttgctTTTTgcagtagttttttttttttccatttttatcttttatatgCTTTTGTTCATTGTTTGATATTATTTCTTGTATCAAATCTCTTAAATGGGtctagaaattaatttttttcttttgcaattttACTATaatgattgatgatgattctGGTGATTTGTATGATTATTTAGTTCATTACTTGTTCTTGAAGAATTGTAACTCGAATGACTAAGATTGGTTTAACTCACCCAGACATTGGAAAATACAAGCTGATGGTCAAATTCTGATTTGCTTGCATTTGTCTTCAGGAAGACATTTTTGCCGCTCATAATTATATTGACAGAGAACATCTGTTCATTTATCataatgaattttgtttttcttcctttcttttgGGTTCTAGAAACGAATCAGGTTCTGTAACAGAATAAATTTATGCGATCCGTGTCAAATGCTGTATCATTAGAATCATGGTTGGCTTTAGTTTTTTTTGGGTATTGTTTTACTTATCATCTGCAACTGTGAAGGGCGATCTGCAAGCTTTAGAAGACTTGACATATGAGAGGAGGATGGATTTTTTGAGGAAACACCAACTGCCTAGAGAACTTCCTGTCGTCTCACTCCACACAGAAGCTGGCATTACTTCTGCAGTTCTTGCCACATTATCTCATGTTGCTCATGCAGAGCTACCCTCTCTATCAGCAGATGAACCCTCAAAACTCCCAGTTGTAATGCCCCTTGGTGCTGCAATGGCAGCATGTGCTCAGCTGCTGCAGCTCAGGTATGGTGAGAAGAGTGATGGGCTTGTTACTTGCCGTGATGCCGTAGTACCTGGATCCATTGTGGTGCGGCCAAAACGTAAACTAGACCATGCTTGGATGGTCTATTCTTCGTTGAATGATGATACTTCTGAAGCAGATGCTTCCCAAGTGTGTGAAGCCCTCTTGACTTTGCTTGTGGAAGTTGGGCTGAGGAAAAGACATGAACTTGCAATGAAAGATGAATGAATTTATTTGCATGTCTTCCGATAGTGTGTTTCTGTTGTAAATTTATATACGCCATGGTTGTGATCATTCATTTTGTTCTTTAAGCCACTATGACACCTTTTTTCATTGGAGTTCGGTTTTTGATTATGTTCATCTTGTACAGAAAcggtcttttcttttttcccaaaagaaaaagaaaaattattattattactattattattaataattttttagctgctgtaaacttgaaacaacaaatgatttgttttgtattttggtCGCCAGCAATTTCTTCCGTTTCCATGCCAATAACAGGTGACAGGCATTTGTTTGTGGTTCTTTTACTTCTATTTCTCGAATTGCAGAACTTTCCTTTTATGtccaaaattgaatcttttgCCTATTCTAGAATCATGGaataaagtataaatttaatccaatAAGGTAGCGTTTATTTCTcgaattgaattgaaaatcttGAGGACTGAAATTCTAGGATTGAAAGTGTGGAGTGAAAGTTAGatgaaattgtttatttacaCTGAAATGAGAGTGTAGAATAGAaattagaattctatttataaatttattttgtctttaattgtaagttgtttcaaattataattttatccttaaaaaaaattaattgggcCTCTTATACATGAGAATTTTGTAAcacttctctttttttttttattaatatatcttcagatttatataaaataaactatttatttttttattaattttaactatacaaattaataatatttattaatattctgaattatgtaaatcactattttttattaattttaattatgtaaattaaaaattattgataagagcaacaaaaattattattaataaaatagtacaaaattaatattttctaagaataaactatttattatttattattggcattaaataaatataatactattaaaattaaataaatatatagtaatattattaattctctatgaatataataatattatttttaaacaattttaacttagatgaaataaattattatttttaactaaatataataatattatatctaaataagtttaatattattatttttaataaatgtaatattattaaataatattattataatattatttagataaatataatgttattattttttagtaattataacattattttattttataaatataattatattatatttaatcaaGAAATGGTAAAACAAAGAGATGTGAGAGtggaaatgagaatgaaaatttaattattattattattattttggaacACAATTTGATTGGATAATGGTTTTGTGTAATACAACAGGATATCCGAGGTTATGTCATGCTCCTGCTGGCGGATTTGCTCAAACCGAATTACTAGTGCTGCTGGTTTGcgccaaaattaaaaattgaaaaaaaaaaagttaaaaaccaTGGAAATAATAGTACGCGttcaaaaataacaataataataagagttctgatctaaaatattttaaaaataatataattacttaatatatatatatatacatatatataaaacatgtatatttatatttaatatatatttaaaaaataattataaaatttttaaaataaatatacatattataatataatataattattatataattaatatgatatttttgatatattttaaaatttcttatagctaaataattatataaataatgcaACAGTCAATAGGATCTTAAATCTTCCGGTTCCGGGAAAGCGCAAGTCAAACTCAGTACTTACGACACTCTTTTCACTATTCTCACCAATAAGGCTCCGCCTGTCACTCACTTCCCTACTTTCGCTGTGACGCAATCGCCAGCTTGATTCGTCGAACAAGTGTAACAATGTTTAATACCCAAATTACCCTCCAAACATTCGCATAACCCCAAACTCCCTCTTTTCGCAgcaatttttagtttttcacAATCAGGAAGAAGTCTGCTTTCTTTCTCGGTTCGTCGAATTTTGTAGAAGAGATACAGAGGGAGGGATCAGTTACGCTTCTTGAGCAAAGATTTTACAAGAGATGATGCTGAAATGATTCGGTTTTTCAGAATTAGGGTTTTGGAGTAAGAAAGGAATGTTCTTGTTGGGCTTTGGATTAGGGTTCCGGTATATTTATTATTCTGtttgtgattaaaataatgtttagGGTTCTTGTTTAGTTGATTTTGATTGATAATTCAAGTACAGATTTCCAGTGGTTCCTAATGAAAGTAAAGTTGTTGTAGAGGGCGTTTTTAGGGTTTGGTGTGTGTTTTTGTGTGAGTGGGTTGTTTCAATGGGGAGCACTGGTGAGCCAGACCGAAAACGCCGTCACTTTAGCTCCATATCACCAACGGCTGCTACGGCTAAGAAGAACCCGTTCTTCCCCTCTTCTGAGGAAAAAAAGGTATGATTTTTctacattttttcttttaaccatcgtttttatgtgtgatttgttatttatttaattaattttgttggtcTCTTACCTAACCATCAGATTTTAGTGTTTGTTGAGTGGATTTATTAGTCTGCTGGTCTGGGCATGTTAAGACAATGGAAAgctccctttctttttttggtgttTCATTATTGATTGTGATATGcgtttgttaaatttatatgctggtttgtttctttgtgatGAAATGGGCTTATATTTGACTAGAAACTTTGATTCCGTTGCTACTTTAGGACTGTAATTGATTGGAAATTCTGTGCTAGAAAATGTCATATGGATGTAGCTTTGACCTCTtacaaaatttctcttttgagaaattattagttttacgCTTTTCGTCGCTTTTTTGTAGTTTAATTGTTCTTAATAAAGAGGATGGTAATGCGTGTTAAACATTGCAGATTCTTGAGTTGTGTGCGCGTATGCATGTCAACGTGTGTTTTTTCATAGGTGGGTTGTTGCTTGTGGAAACTTGGAAGCTACAGGTTTTTGTTAGTGCTTTGCTTTCTAGTTGGTAGTAAAATGTTAGCTGTATTGTCTTGAATGACCATCTGATACTCTACTAGATGGCCATCGACCTTTGAAACTCTTAGCTTCCGTTCCTTCCCAATCACTGCTTTagaagtaaaaattatttttattaatttttttgtggtcAACACCAATTGTTTTGGTGGTGGCTTCATACTCATTTCATGGCCTTGTGTGATCTCTGATTAGTCTGGTTAGAGATCCTATTAGCTTCCTTTCTGAAGAataggaaaaggaaaaaagagataTCTTGTTAGCTTGAC encodes:
- the LOC102612892 gene encoding type III polyketide synthase A produces the protein MSQINGSGSDGHHSASARRTPTPGKATVLAIGKAFPSQLIPQECLVEGYLRDTKCEDESIKEKLERLCKTTTVKTRYTVMSKAILDKYPELTTEGSATIKQRLEIANPAVVEMALEASLACIKEWGRPAEDITHIVYVSSSEIRLPGGDLYLSSKLGLRSDVGRVMLYFLGCYGGVTGLRVAKDIAENNPGSRVLLTTSETTILGFRPPNKSRPYDLVGAALFGDGAAAVIVGADPFLDKESSPFMELNYAVQQFLPGTQNVIDGRLSEEGINFKLGRDLPQKIEENIEEFCKKLMAKAGLQDFNDLFWAVHPGGPAILNRLESNLKLNNQKLECSRRALMDYGNVSSNTIFYVMDYMREELKRKGDEEWGLALAFGPGITFEGILLRGL
- the LOC102612586 gene encoding uncharacterized protein LOC102612586, giving the protein MEATSAMSRESSTPLVNDGVRNDGFIPQLLTSLPVLDGAASYLAQTTSLITGCFSDYSVESPSRDSGGSVVHAQEMATFSSAQTEEHLELSCNSHNSLSESSTPATSSPPIHDGETRGSSEDPSQRTHALIESSQASPNGISLFKGLIDRARRTVRGSADDIGWLQRDPSMPPVEDGTERFLEILDNIRHGLHKLPNSMVYLLIPGLFSNHGPLYFVNTKMSFSKQGLACHIAKIHSEASVEKNAKEIKEYIEEIYWGSKKRVLLLGHSKGGVDAAAALSLYWPDLKDKVAGLALAQSPYGGSPIATDILREGQLGDYVNLRKLMEILICKVIKGDLQALEDLTYERRMDFLRKHQLPRELPVVSLHTEAGITSAVLATLSHVAHAELPSLSADEPSKLPVVMPLGAAMAACAQLLQLRYGEKSDGLVTCRDAVVPGSIVVRPKRKLDHAWMVYSSLNDDTSEADASQVCEALLTLLVEVGLRKRHELAMKDE